A DNA window from Pseudomonas resinovorans NBRC 106553 contains the following coding sequences:
- a CDS encoding LysR family transcriptional regulator — translation MRRKIPSTGALVAFESAARHQSFTKAAEELALTQSAICRQIAGLEEFLGLELFRRSRRGVKLTEAGLAYSRRIAAQLDAVERDTLAVMGQQGAMTVELAIVPTFGTQWLLPRLKDFQRLHPEVTVNLTNRTRPFLFADTDFDAAIYFGDAEWSGTRADFLMHEHSVPVCSPALLEGRTGLDADTIARLPLLQQTTRPYAWRQWFNSLGMNVARDLSGPRYELFSMLAQAAMHEMGVALIPPFLIQRELADGRLVVAQPHSFRSDKAYYLMIPERKLESAALGAFRDWLVEAARQYRSEAGLN, via the coding sequence ATGCGGCGCAAGATCCCCAGCACCGGCGCCCTGGTCGCCTTCGAGTCCGCGGCCCGCCACCAGAGTTTCACCAAGGCCGCCGAGGAGCTTGCGCTGACCCAGAGCGCCATCTGCCGCCAGATAGCCGGACTGGAGGAATTCCTCGGCCTGGAACTGTTCCGCCGTTCCCGGCGCGGAGTGAAATTGACCGAGGCTGGCCTGGCCTACTCCCGGCGCATCGCCGCCCAGCTCGATGCGGTGGAGCGCGACACGCTCGCCGTGATGGGCCAGCAGGGCGCGATGACCGTGGAACTGGCCATTGTCCCCACCTTCGGCACCCAATGGCTGCTGCCCCGGCTCAAGGACTTCCAGCGCCTGCACCCGGAAGTCACGGTCAACCTGACCAACCGTACCCGCCCCTTCCTGTTTGCCGACACAGACTTCGACGCCGCGATCTACTTCGGCGACGCCGAATGGTCCGGCACCCGTGCCGACTTCCTGATGCACGAACACTCGGTGCCGGTATGCAGCCCCGCTCTGCTGGAGGGCCGCACCGGCCTGGACGCCGACACCATCGCCCGACTGCCGCTGCTGCAGCAGACCACCCGCCCCTATGCCTGGCGCCAGTGGTTCAACTCCCTCGGCATGAACGTCGCCCGCGACCTCAGCGGCCCCCGTTACGAACTGTTCTCCATGCTCGCCCAGGCCGCGATGCACGAGATGGGTGTCGCGCTGATCCCGCCCTTCCTGATCCAGCGCGAGCTGGCCGATGGCCGTCTGGTGGTGGCCCAGCCCCACAGCTTCCGCAGCGACAAGGCCTATTACCTGATGATCCCCGAGCGAAAGCTCGAATCCGCAGCGCTCGGCGCCTTCCGCGACTGGCTGGTAGAAGCCGCCCGCCAATACCGCAGTGAAGCGGGCCTGAACTGA
- a CDS encoding acyl-CoA dehydrogenase gives MAAKASFNWIDPLLLDQQLTEEERMVRDSAYQFAQDKLAPRVLEAFRHEQTDPAIFREMGETGLLGATIPEAYGGSGLNYVCYGLIAREVERIDSGYRSMMSVQSSLVMVPINEFGNEATKQKYLPKLASGEYIGCFGLTEPNHGSDPGSMITRAKKVDGGYRLTGSKMWITNSPIADVFVVWAKDDAGEIRGFVLEKGWQGLSAPAIHGKVGLRASITGEIVMDNVFVPEENAFPDVRGLRGPFTCLNSARYGISWGALGAAEACWHTARQYVLDRNQFGRPLAANQLIQKKLADMQTEITLALQGCLRLGRMKDEGTAAVEITSIMKRNSCGKALDIARMARDMLGGNGISDEFGVARHLVNLEVVNTYEGTHDVHALILGRAQTGIQAFF, from the coding sequence ATGGCCGCCAAAGCAAGCTTCAACTGGATCGACCCGCTGCTGCTGGACCAGCAGCTCACCGAGGAAGAGCGCATGGTGCGTGACAGCGCCTACCAGTTCGCCCAGGACAAGCTGGCTCCGCGCGTGCTGGAGGCCTTCCGTCATGAGCAGACCGACCCGGCGATCTTCCGCGAAATGGGCGAGACCGGCCTGCTTGGCGCGACCATCCCGGAAGCCTACGGCGGCAGCGGCCTGAACTATGTGTGCTACGGCCTGATCGCCCGTGAAGTCGAGCGCATCGACTCCGGCTATCGCTCGATGATGAGTGTGCAGTCGTCCCTGGTGATGGTGCCGATCAACGAGTTCGGCAACGAAGCCACCAAGCAGAAGTACCTGCCCAAGCTCGCCAGCGGCGAATACATCGGCTGCTTCGGCCTGACCGAGCCGAACCACGGCTCCGACCCGGGCTCGATGATCACCCGCGCGAAGAAAGTCGACGGCGGCTACCGCCTGACCGGCAGCAAGATGTGGATCACCAACAGCCCGATCGCCGACGTGTTCGTGGTCTGGGCCAAGGACGATGCCGGTGAGATCCGTGGCTTCGTCCTGGAGAAGGGCTGGCAGGGCCTGTCCGCCCCGGCGATTCATGGCAAGGTCGGCCTGCGTGCCTCCATCACCGGCGAGATCGTGATGGACAACGTGTTCGTTCCGGAAGAAAACGCCTTCCCCGACGTGCGCGGCCTGCGTGGTCCGTTCACCTGCCTGAACTCGGCGCGCTACGGCATCTCCTGGGGTGCCCTGGGTGCCGCCGAAGCCTGCTGGCACACCGCGCGCCAATACGTGCTGGACCGCAATCAGTTCGGCCGCCCGCTGGCCGCCAACCAACTGATCCAGAAGAAGCTGGCCGACATGCAGACCGAGATCACCCTGGCCCTGCAAGGCTGCCTGCGCCTGGGGCGGATGAAGGACGAAGGCACCGCGGCGGTGGAAATCACCTCGATCATGAAGCGCAACTCCTGCGGCAAGGCCCTGGACATCGCGCGCATGGCCCGCGACATGCTGGGCGGCAACGGCATCTCCGACGAGTTCGGCGTGGCCCGCCACCTGGTCAACCTGGAAGTGGTGAACACCTACGAGGGCACCCACGACGTCCACGCGCTGATCCTCGGTCGCGCGCAGACCGGCATCCAGGCGTTCTTCTGA
- a CDS encoding CaiB/BaiF CoA-transferase family protein, which produces MAGALSHIRVLDLSRVLAGPWSGQILADLGAEVIKVERPGSGDDTRAWGPPYLKGADGRDTSEAAYFLSANRNKQSVTVDFTRPEGQKLVRELAMKSDILIENFKVGGLASYGLDYESLKAINPRLIYCSITGFGQFGPYAKRAGYDFMIQGLGGLMSITGRSDQEDGAGPVKVGVALTDILTGLYSSVAMLAALASREITGKGQHIDMALLDVQVACLANQAMNYLTTGNPPRRLGNAHPNIVPYQDFPTADGDFILTVGNDSQFRKFCEVAGHREWADDSRFSTNKARVAHRAELIPLIRQATVFKTTAEWVAALEEVGVPCGPINDLAAVFADPQVVARGLRVELDHPLAGLVPQVASPLRLSETPVEYRMPPPLLGEHTEEVLQRLLGLAAAEVEVLRKAEVI; this is translated from the coding sequence ATGGCTGGCGCTCTCTCCCATATCCGCGTGCTCGACCTCTCCCGCGTGCTGGCTGGCCCCTGGTCCGGCCAGATCCTCGCTGACCTGGGGGCCGAGGTAATCAAGGTCGAACGTCCCGGCTCCGGGGACGATACCCGTGCCTGGGGGCCGCCTTACCTCAAGGGCGCCGATGGCCGGGATACCAGCGAGGCGGCGTACTTCCTTTCCGCCAACCGCAACAAGCAGTCGGTCACGGTGGACTTCACCCGTCCCGAGGGCCAGAAGCTGGTTCGCGAGCTGGCGATGAAGTCCGACATCCTCATCGAGAACTTCAAGGTGGGTGGGCTGGCGTCCTATGGTCTGGACTACGAGTCGCTGAAGGCCATCAATCCGCGCCTCATCTATTGCTCCATCACCGGCTTCGGCCAGTTCGGCCCTTATGCCAAGCGTGCCGGCTACGACTTCATGATCCAGGGGCTGGGTGGGCTGATGAGCATCACCGGGCGTTCGGACCAGGAAGACGGCGCAGGGCCGGTTAAGGTGGGTGTCGCGCTGACCGACATTCTCACCGGGCTCTATTCCTCCGTGGCCATGCTGGCTGCTCTGGCCTCTCGGGAGATTACCGGCAAGGGCCAGCACATCGACATGGCGCTGCTGGATGTGCAGGTGGCCTGCCTGGCGAACCAGGCGATGAACTACCTGACCACGGGCAATCCGCCCCGCCGGCTGGGCAATGCTCATCCGAACATAGTGCCTTATCAGGATTTTCCGACAGCGGATGGGGACTTCATCCTCACCGTGGGTAACGACAGCCAGTTCCGCAAGTTTTGCGAGGTCGCCGGTCATCGGGAGTGGGCGGACGACTCGCGTTTTTCAACCAACAAGGCGCGGGTGGCTCATCGCGCCGAGCTGATCCCGCTGATCCGTCAGGCCACGGTCTTCAAGACCACGGCCGAATGGGTGGCGGCGCTGGAAGAGGTCGGTGTGCCCTGCGGGCCGATCAACGACCTGGCGGCGGTGTTCGCCGATCCCCAGGTGGTGGCGCGGGGTTTGCGTGTCGAGCTGGACCACCCCCTGGCTGGCCTGGTGCCGCAGGTGGCCAGTCCCCTGCGTCTCTCCGAGACGCCGGTGGAGTACCGCATGCCGCCGCCGCTGCTTGGCGAGCACACCGAAGAAGTGCTGCAGCGCCTGCTGGGCCTGGCTGCGGCCGAAGTCGAAGTGTTGCGCAAGGCTGAGGTCATCTAG